A single Malaclemys terrapin pileata isolate rMalTer1 chromosome 3, rMalTer1.hap1, whole genome shotgun sequence DNA region contains:
- the NSL1 gene encoding kinetochore-associated protein NSL1 homolog gives MAASPAQPRAKEAAKGPEPRPPSPALRETRVRCCSKRWVGEVLGLCAPYVRALADGQPGELGAESRERALRDALWNFETSVQENITINGHPWHETSDEAELQNGSDIKILEDQFDELIVETATKRKQCPRKILVHVIKTMKAEQEMLKLYRPVVKQKERKPEPSQASHMANLRQLTGVTSKQISEAMKSLPALIERAEGFSQALTLQPILELCKLRQEVFAGCKAKEENKIQSFITQVEVTPAETAASKNSNTILKRKRTTDSPQMKYYPLRRRITLNT, from the exons ATGGCGGCAAGCCCGGCCCAGCCAAGAGCGAAGGAGGCGGCGAAGGGGCCGGAGCCGCGACCGCCCTCCCCGGCCCTCCGGGAAACGCGCGTCCGCTGCTGCTCGAAGCGCTGGGTGGgcgaggtgctggggctgtgcgcCCCGTACGTGCGGGCGCTGGCGGACGGGCAGCCCGGCGAGCTCGGGGCCGAGAGCCGGGAGCGGGCGCTGCGGGACGCGCTGTGG AACTTTGAAACATCAGTTCAAGAGAATATTACCATTAATGGACACCCATGGCATGAAACTTCAGATGAAGCTGAGCTTCAGAAtg GTTCTGACATCAAAATCCTCGAAGATCAGTTTGATGAACTTATAGTAGAGACCGCTACGAAGCGTAAGCAGTGTCCCAGGAAGATATTAGTACATGTAATCAAAACCATGAAAGCAGAGCAAGAAATGTTG AAGCTCTATCGGCCTGTCGTAAAGCAAAAAGAGAGAAAGCCTGAGCCCTCTCAAG CTTCTCACATGGCAAATCTTAGGCAACTAACAGGGGTCACATCCAAGCAGATTAGTGAAGCAATGAAG tCCCTACCAGCATTGATAGAAAGAGCAGAGGGATTTTCCCAAGCGTTAACTTTGCAGCCCATCTTAGAACTCTGCAAGCTTCGCCAAGAAGTCTTTGCTGGCTGTAAGGctaaggaagaaaataaaatccaaaGCTTTATAACACAAGTGGAAGTCACACCAGCAGAGACTGCTGCCAGTAAAAATTCTAATACTATCCTGAAAAGAAAGAGAACCACAGATTCGCCACAGATGAAGTACTACCCACTGCGACGAAGAATTACGTTGAATACATGA